The following are encoded in a window of Sphaerisporangium siamense genomic DNA:
- a CDS encoding enoyl-CoA hydratase/isomerase family protein, whose amino-acid sequence MDLSISGHVATVTLDRPCVLNAVSTPMYRCLLAVFAKIEEEADVRCVVVRGRGRAFSVGADRTERTTMTVEDLRRRRRLVPRVFSAMYHCPRPVIAQVHGYALGGGLELALSCDLVVTAEDTVMGLVETTLGSMPAGGGTQLLPRLVGLPRAKELIFTGRRFTAAEARQWGLVNHAVPAADLEATVGALAAEISAAAPLAVAQAKRAIDLSTQLEIDSGVRLEAELYDRLLMSEDRLEGLAAAREGRPARFRGR is encoded by the coding sequence GTGGATCTGAGCATCTCGGGTCACGTCGCGACCGTGACGCTCGACCGGCCCTGCGTGCTCAACGCGGTCAGCACGCCGATGTACCGGTGCCTGCTGGCGGTCTTCGCGAAGATCGAGGAAGAGGCGGACGTCCGGTGCGTCGTGGTGCGCGGCCGGGGCAGAGCCTTCAGCGTCGGCGCGGATCGGACCGAACGCACCACGATGACGGTCGAGGACCTGCGGCGGCGGCGCCGGCTCGTGCCCCGGGTGTTCTCGGCGATGTATCACTGCCCGCGCCCGGTGATCGCACAGGTGCACGGTTACGCGCTGGGCGGTGGTCTTGAGCTGGCGCTCAGCTGCGACCTCGTGGTCACCGCCGAGGACACCGTCATGGGGCTGGTCGAGACGACCCTCGGCAGCATGCCGGCGGGCGGCGGCACGCAGCTGCTCCCGCGGCTCGTGGGCCTCCCCAGGGCGAAGGAGCTGATCTTCACCGGCCGCCGGTTCACCGCCGCCGAGGCCCGGCAGTGGGGGCTGGTGAACCATGCGGTGCCCGCCGCCGACCTCGAAGCCACGGTGGGCGCGCTCGCCGCCGAGATCAGCGCGGCGGCGCCGCTGGCGGTCGCGCAGGCCAAGCGCGCCATCGACCTGTCCACCCAGCTGGAGATCGACAGCGGGGTTCGACTGGAGGCCGAGCTGTACGACCGGCTCCTCATGAGCGAGGACCGGCTCGAAGGGCTGGCCGCGGCGCGCGAGGGCCGGCCCGCGCGGTTCCGCGGCCGATGA
- a CDS encoding MaoC/PaaZ C-terminal domain-containing protein — protein sequence MSEAVESQPQSRPQAETGWEIFVCDEWRARVLQEITGLDGPPYADGHVPFPALLPPTFLVAHRTDPAAMGVPDAPVRLNAGNWCRWEAPVMPGEILERRTVIESVTTKPGRDSELTFYQLATTYRRRMTHDVVARTSTTTIRTGARQGRGGSGHRTRPPSDAMPVIEVVPSSREVVRYAAATDDFYEVHYDHAFARARGLPGTITHGLLKLAYLARAAVQWGGRGTFVRELSASYRGMDRVGAPFRVLARTDDGAGDGPSRHLTLYGVSADGMVSTLGRAVIERTEGEDGQWLRD from the coding sequence GTGTCAGAGGCGGTGGAGTCGCAGCCGCAGTCGCGGCCGCAGGCGGAAACGGGCTGGGAGATCTTCGTCTGCGACGAGTGGCGGGCGCGGGTGCTCCAGGAGATCACCGGCCTGGACGGCCCGCCGTACGCCGACGGTCACGTGCCCTTCCCCGCGTTGCTGCCCCCGACGTTCCTGGTGGCCCATCGGACCGACCCGGCGGCCATGGGCGTCCCGGACGCGCCGGTCCGGCTCAACGCCGGCAACTGGTGCCGATGGGAGGCGCCCGTGATGCCGGGCGAGATCCTGGAGCGGCGCACGGTGATCGAGTCGGTCACCACGAAGCCGGGCCGAGACAGCGAGCTGACGTTCTACCAGCTCGCGACGACGTACCGGCGCCGCATGACGCACGACGTGGTGGCGCGCACGTCCACGACGACGATCCGCACGGGCGCCCGGCAGGGGCGCGGCGGATCCGGGCATCGCACCAGGCCGCCCTCCGACGCCATGCCGGTGATCGAGGTCGTGCCGAGCAGCCGCGAGGTCGTGCGGTACGCCGCGGCCACCGACGACTTCTACGAAGTGCACTACGACCACGCGTTCGCGCGGGCGAGGGGTCTGCCGGGGACGATCACCCACGGCCTGCTCAAGCTCGCTTACCTGGCGCGCGCCGCCGTGCAGTGGGGCGGCCGCGGGACGTTCGTGCGGGAGCTGAGCGCCTCCTACCGCGGGATGGACCGGGTCGGCGCGCCGTTCCGCGTGCTCGCCCGGACGGACGACGGCGCGGGGGACGGGCCCTCGCGTCATCTCACGCTTTACGGCGTCTCCGCCGACGGCATGGTGAGCACTCTCGGCCGTGCCGTGATCGAGCGAACCGAAGGAGAGGACGGGCAGTGGCTGAGGGACTGA
- a CDS encoding LLM class F420-dependent oxidoreductase has protein sequence MIERLGCAIGGLANPEHPGDVAATVRAIEDAGYESAWSYEAFGADCFTPLAWWGAHTRAMRLGTDIAQMAARPPTGMAMAAMSLDQLSEGRAVIGLGLSGPQVVEGWYGMPFERPLGWTREYVAIMRAAIAGERVAHEGKTYRLPAEGGSGLGRPIRSTLRGGRTDIPICLGAEGPKNISLAAEIADGWLPTNFSPSADEWYRERLELGFARRPGGRPENFEIAPAVSVAFGPDVESAADRIRPFLAYQIGANGAVNMNFHLNAVARLGFEEPCREIQAKFIAGDREGMVAAVPTEMIEAVALVGPPEKIRADLETKWNKCVATSLIARARFDDLLQLAEVFRTTTGAARRRPA, from the coding sequence GTGATCGAAAGGTTGGGATGCGCAATCGGCGGGCTGGCCAACCCGGAACATCCGGGGGACGTCGCCGCGACGGTGCGGGCGATCGAGGACGCGGGCTACGAGTCGGCGTGGTCCTATGAGGCGTTCGGCGCGGACTGCTTCACGCCGCTGGCCTGGTGGGGCGCGCATACGCGCGCGATGCGGCTCGGCACCGACATCGCCCAGATGGCGGCGCGCCCCCCGACGGGGATGGCGATGGCCGCGATGAGCCTGGACCAGCTCTCCGAAGGGCGGGCCGTGATCGGGCTCGGGCTCTCCGGCCCGCAGGTCGTCGAAGGCTGGTACGGGATGCCCTTCGAACGCCCGCTGGGCTGGACCCGGGAGTACGTCGCGATCATGCGCGCGGCCATCGCCGGGGAGCGCGTCGCCCACGAGGGCAAGACCTACCGGCTTCCGGCGGAGGGAGGTTCGGGGCTCGGCCGCCCGATCCGCTCCACGCTGCGTGGCGGCCGTACCGACATCCCGATCTGCCTGGGCGCGGAGGGGCCGAAGAACATCTCGCTGGCGGCGGAGATCGCCGACGGCTGGCTGCCGACGAACTTCTCGCCCAGCGCGGACGAGTGGTACCGGGAGCGGCTGGAGCTGGGCTTCGCCCGCCGGCCCGGCGGCCGGCCGGAGAACTTCGAGATCGCGCCCGCGGTGTCGGTGGCGTTCGGCCCGGACGTGGAGTCCGCCGCTGACCGGATCCGCCCGTTCCTCGCCTACCAGATCGGGGCGAACGGGGCGGTGAACATGAACTTCCACCTCAACGCCGTCGCGCGGCTCGGGTTCGAGGAGCCCTGCCGCGAGATCCAGGCCAAGTTCATCGCAGGGGACCGCGAAGGCATGGTGGCCGCGGTGCCGACCGAGATGATCGAGGCGGTCGCGCTGGTCGGGCCGCCCGAGAAGATCCGGGCCGACCTGGAGACGAAGTGGAACAAGTGCGTCGCGACGAGCCTGATCGCCCGGGCGCGCTTCGACGACCTGCTCCAGCTGGCCGAGGTGTTCCGCACGACCACGGGCGCCGCGCGACGGCGGCCCGCCTGA
- a CDS encoding alpha/beta fold hydrolase yields the protein MLAGVAGAGVAALAPSAAFAAAERARGGKPGGRETVLPAQTSWGPVPAMTGRKQVQIPDVKLAVWDTGDARRGKGQAVVLMHPHTGNGGSWGYQQAAFAAAGYRVISYSRRGYHGSEAGPAERPGTVVGDLVALMDALGVGKFHLVGLAAGAFAAFDAGLSVPDRLLSCTVGSTLAGIQEPAWNEGTTAILPPGWAALPETFRELGPSYRAAKPAAMTQWTEQAQLPVTTVQQPPQNALMWPAIESIRTPMLLLTGDCDLYLPPTRLREMARHVRNAEVAIFSEAGHAPHWESYRAFNETVLSFLGEHRR from the coding sequence GTGCTCGCCGGAGTGGCGGGGGCCGGTGTCGCCGCGCTCGCCCCGTCGGCCGCGTTCGCGGCGGCGGAGCGGGCGCGCGGCGGGAAGCCGGGCGGGCGCGAGACCGTGCTGCCCGCGCAGACGTCGTGGGGCCCGGTGCCCGCGATGACCGGCAGGAAGCAGGTGCAGATCCCCGACGTGAAGCTGGCGGTCTGGGACACCGGCGACGCGCGCCGGGGCAAGGGTCAGGCCGTGGTGCTCATGCACCCGCACACCGGCAACGGCGGCTCGTGGGGCTACCAGCAGGCCGCCTTCGCCGCCGCGGGCTACCGGGTGATCAGCTACTCACGACGCGGATACCACGGGTCGGAGGCCGGGCCGGCGGAGCGGCCCGGCACGGTCGTCGGAGACCTGGTGGCGCTGATGGACGCGCTCGGCGTCGGGAAGTTCCACCTGGTCGGCCTGGCCGCGGGCGCGTTCGCGGCGTTCGACGCGGGCCTGTCGGTCCCGGACCGGCTACTGAGCTGCACGGTGGGCTCGACGCTGGCGGGGATCCAGGAGCCGGCGTGGAACGAGGGCACCACGGCGATCCTGCCGCCGGGCTGGGCCGCGCTGCCCGAGACGTTCCGCGAGCTCGGCCCGTCCTACCGGGCGGCGAAGCCGGCGGCGATGACGCAGTGGACCGAGCAGGCGCAGCTGCCGGTGACTACCGTGCAGCAGCCCCCGCAGAACGCGCTGATGTGGCCGGCGATCGAGTCGATCAGGACGCCGATGCTCCTGCTCACCGGCGACTGCGACCTGTACCTCCCGCCGACGCGCCTGCGCGAGATGGCGAGGCACGTCCGCAACGCCGAGGTGGCGATCTTCAGTGAGGCGGGGCACGCTCCGCACTGGGAGTCCTACCGCGCGTTCAACGAGACGGTGCTGTCGTTCCTCGGCGAGCACCGGCGGTAG
- a CDS encoding phosphotriesterase family protein: protein MAEGLTVQTVRGPVAASELGRVLPHEHVACDLFRVTRQMGLAALNDPDEAVRDLTVFKELGGGSVVEATSGGLGRKPGVLRSVSERADVHIVMGCGWYREPYYEEDMNKVSTAELTERLLIDIFEGEDGVRPGVIGEIGADREWVSGVEERVLRAAARAQRETGLGLILHAVKSEVGAWQLDVLEDEGCDLSRVAVGHCDTYPDVDYHERLARRGAMVMYDGNGPGDRLLQEQRVANAAELIRRGWGKSLLLSHDVCVLGMRERRGGPGYSYVLRQVGPDLIAAGVPEDVVETIFRVNPLQLLVGHRPGDN, encoded by the coding sequence GTGGCTGAGGGACTGACGGTTCAGACGGTACGCGGACCGGTCGCGGCGTCCGAACTCGGGCGCGTGCTGCCGCACGAGCACGTGGCCTGCGACCTGTTCCGGGTGACACGACAGATGGGTCTCGCCGCGCTGAACGACCCGGACGAGGCGGTCCGGGACCTGACCGTCTTCAAGGAACTCGGCGGCGGCTCCGTCGTGGAGGCCACCAGCGGCGGGCTCGGCCGTAAGCCCGGCGTGCTCCGGTCGGTGTCCGAACGCGCCGACGTGCACATCGTCATGGGCTGCGGGTGGTACCGGGAGCCCTACTACGAAGAGGACATGAACAAGGTGAGCACGGCCGAGCTCACCGAGCGCCTGCTGATCGACATTTTCGAGGGCGAGGACGGCGTGCGGCCGGGAGTGATCGGCGAGATCGGCGCCGACCGCGAGTGGGTGTCCGGGGTCGAGGAGCGGGTGCTGCGCGCCGCCGCCCGCGCCCAGCGGGAGACCGGGCTCGGACTGATCCTGCACGCGGTCAAGAGCGAGGTCGGCGCCTGGCAGCTCGACGTGCTCGAGGACGAGGGCTGTGACCTGAGCCGGGTCGCGGTCGGCCACTGCGACACCTATCCGGACGTCGACTACCACGAGCGGCTGGCCCGGCGCGGCGCGATGGTGATGTACGACGGCAACGGCCCGGGCGACCGGCTGCTCCAGGAGCAGCGGGTCGCCAACGCGGCCGAGCTGATCCGCCGCGGATGGGGCAAGAGCCTGCTGCTGTCCCACGACGTCTGCGTGCTGGGAATGCGCGAGCGCCGCGGTGGGCCGGGCTACTCGTACGTGCTGCGGCAGGTCGGTCCCGACCTGATCGCGGCCGGGGTTCCTGAGGACGTCGTGGAAACGATCTTCCGGGTGAACCCGCTGCAACTGCTCGTCGGGCACCGCCCGGGAGACAACTGA
- a CDS encoding GntR family transcriptional regulator, protein MDSQVRILSAKDVVAEEIRALIYNGTMASGARISTDELAERFGVSRTPVRDALQQLSVEGLVTITPRVGVFVREISPQEITDVYQIKTALEPMMAAWAAVRGTPEQRNALLRSVTDLERVAEAEDIPAYVRMIEERHEMMLTMAGSGGLRDALGVLDGRVRLLRFRNLSQPGSLAESVAGHRAVAEAIAAGDPQAAYNAMQAHKARSTAKVEALMPATVSDTPSITQLAAGRRGTSRSTRAPRKRSPSTSK, encoded by the coding sequence TTGGATTCACAGGTCCGGATCCTCTCGGCCAAGGATGTGGTCGCCGAGGAGATCCGCGCGCTGATCTACAACGGCACGATGGCCTCCGGCGCGCGGATCTCGACCGACGAACTCGCCGAGCGGTTCGGCGTGTCCCGGACACCGGTGCGTGACGCTCTGCAGCAGTTGAGCGTGGAGGGTCTCGTCACCATCACCCCGCGCGTCGGCGTCTTCGTCCGGGAGATCAGCCCGCAGGAGATCACCGACGTCTACCAGATCAAGACCGCGCTGGAACCCATGATGGCCGCGTGGGCCGCCGTACGCGGCACCCCGGAGCAGCGGAACGCTCTGCTGCGGTCGGTGACCGATCTGGAGCGGGTGGCCGAGGCCGAGGACATCCCCGCGTACGTCCGCATGATCGAGGAAAGACACGAGATGATGCTGACGATGGCCGGGAGCGGCGGGTTACGCGACGCGCTGGGCGTTCTCGACGGCCGCGTGCGCCTGCTGCGGTTCCGCAACCTCAGCCAGCCCGGCAGTCTCGCCGAATCCGTCGCGGGACACCGCGCCGTCGCCGAAGCGATCGCCGCCGGCGACCCGCAGGCGGCGTACAACGCGATGCAGGCCCACAAGGCGCGTTCGACCGCGAAGGTCGAGGCGCTGATGCCGGCGACCGTCAGCGACACGCCGTCGATCACCCAGTTGGCGGCGGGCCGGCGCGGGACGTCCCGGTCGACGCGCGCGCCCAGAAAGCGCTCGCCTTCGACCTCGAAGTAG
- a CDS encoding aldehyde dehydrogenase family protein has protein sequence MIRYEHWINGSPAPSAGEERLTSTRPGTDEVVCEIPSGVREDADRAVAAANAAFAGWAAEKPIRRGRVLMGIAAGLRRERKRLAELEAAETGKPLRQADVEIRGAAAFFEFYAGLVNVPTGEILDLGDGYHGYTRHEPFGVVGVITPWNVPLNQAARGVAPALAVGNAVVCKPSEFTSATTLELGRIAAEAGLPPGVLNVVTGMGDVVGSAIVEHPLVRKVAFTGSVRAGRIVGRAAAEKIIPVTLELGGKSPNIVFADADLDAAVAGATRAFVGNAGQVCSNGTRLLLAREIHDEFVARLAERVRTVKPGEDYGSQTTKAQFEKVLSYFDVAHEEGATLVTGGRATGEGWLIEPTIYTGVTNEMRIAREEIFGPVLVVIPFDDEDDAVAKANDSDYGLAAGLWTADLGRAHRVAAALQAGQVYVNEWTAGLIEGPFGGYKNSGHGREKGVEALRHYTQAKFVSVRIGKSASGG, from the coding sequence ATGATCAGGTACGAGCACTGGATCAACGGCAGTCCGGCGCCGTCGGCGGGTGAAGAGCGGCTCACGTCGACCAGGCCCGGTACGGACGAGGTCGTGTGCGAGATCCCGTCGGGTGTCCGCGAGGACGCCGACCGGGCGGTGGCCGCCGCGAACGCCGCCTTCGCCGGGTGGGCGGCGGAGAAGCCGATCCGCCGCGGCCGGGTCCTGATGGGCATCGCGGCGGGGTTGCGGCGCGAGCGGAAGCGGCTCGCCGAGCTGGAGGCCGCCGAGACCGGCAAGCCGCTGCGGCAGGCCGACGTCGAGATCAGGGGCGCGGCGGCGTTCTTCGAGTTCTACGCGGGCCTGGTCAACGTGCCGACGGGGGAGATCCTCGACCTCGGCGACGGCTACCACGGATACACGCGGCACGAGCCGTTCGGCGTGGTCGGGGTCATCACCCCGTGGAACGTCCCGCTCAACCAGGCGGCCAGGGGGGTCGCGCCGGCGCTGGCGGTCGGCAACGCCGTGGTCTGCAAGCCATCGGAGTTCACGTCGGCGACCACGCTGGAGCTCGGGCGGATCGCCGCCGAGGCCGGGCTGCCGCCGGGGGTGCTCAATGTGGTGACCGGCATGGGCGACGTCGTGGGCAGCGCGATCGTCGAGCACCCGCTTGTCCGGAAGGTCGCGTTCACGGGTTCGGTGCGCGCCGGCCGCATAGTCGGCCGGGCCGCCGCTGAGAAGATCATCCCTGTCACGCTCGAACTGGGCGGGAAGTCGCCGAACATCGTGTTCGCCGACGCCGACCTCGACGCGGCCGTCGCCGGCGCGACGAGGGCGTTCGTCGGGAACGCCGGGCAGGTCTGCTCGAACGGCACCCGTCTGCTGCTGGCCCGCGAGATCCACGACGAGTTCGTGGCGCGGCTGGCCGAACGGGTGCGGACGGTGAAACCGGGCGAGGACTACGGGTCGCAGACGACGAAGGCCCAGTTCGAGAAGGTGTTGTCCTACTTCGACGTCGCGCACGAGGAGGGGGCCACGCTGGTCACGGGCGGGCGGGCCACCGGCGAGGGCTGGTTGATCGAACCGACGATCTACACCGGGGTGACGAACGAGATGCGGATCGCTCGCGAGGAGATCTTCGGCCCGGTCCTGGTGGTCATCCCGTTCGACGACGAGGACGACGCCGTCGCCAAGGCCAACGACTCCGACTACGGTCTCGCGGCGGGCCTCTGGACGGCGGACCTCGGCCGGGCTCACCGCGTCGCGGCCGCCCTGCAGGCGGGACAGGTCTACGTCAACGAGTGGACGGCCGGGCTGATCGAGGGCCCGTTCGGCGGCTACAAGAACAGCGGCCACGGCCGGGAGAAGGGCGTCGAGGCGCTACGGCACTACACCCAGGCGAAGTTCGTGTCGGTCCGGATCGGGAAGAGCGCGAGTGGCGGGTAG